A single Tenacibaculum sp. 190524A02b DNA region contains:
- a CDS encoding T9SS type A sorting domain-containing protein gives MLNKLKFLTLLLIILGVSTSLNSQTNPKQIDPGLYGNFKVDNFDYEFGTTKLPSLPNSNKYDIRIRANARFPRGNGSFPLVVIMHGKHHTCYVTGNSKSFPIFPCDGPNSSSLGNSQEIPNHAGYDYLLDFLASHGYIAISVDTNDILTATYIERPDFSNTFRDESMKARAELLQQHLDIWKKINDTPGQFNNKIDFNNIVTVGHSRGGEGVVSHFIHNAKQKHPYNIKGVFAVAPTNYNNFSHPDMNYAVILPYCDGDLTDLPGLWNYDRQTEISNKPVHQILLKGANHNYFNTVWTPNLFPAGTTDDWEHFTKDSKEKGAFCGNDKNRFSASKQRNVLKAYLHSFLKKYINNDNQYSEPILGTNKSAPKSTQLGNNEVHISYQAPKHEKVLIHRVKDSQNSFNTSSGGRISHNELKLKVCANGCLSEGLDDHKSNFNQGLPRIIASWQNTKQAWLELSIPWRLRNISRYTHLTFRAGYTAQPPWKINNNGPNEFTIRITDTNGRTSETTVNKFSSALYAPPGTFGTVTPHNIANTVAIPMSAFKNIDPRNITSIRFIFNHSISGEVHFTDVAFANYSNRSNRNFKETANTNDYNISDRLDLNIFPNPAKDLVNVNHNSTIENVSIVNLNGQILYKNEFKNSQNKQSIPVNNLARGVYLIVINNKHHRKLVLN, from the coding sequence ATGTTAAACAAATTAAAATTTTTAACCCTTTTATTAATTATTTTAGGTGTAAGTACCTCATTAAACTCACAAACTAACCCCAAACAAATTGACCCTGGACTTTACGGGAACTTTAAAGTAGATAATTTTGACTACGAATTTGGAACTACAAAACTCCCAAGCCTTCCTAACTCTAATAAATATGATATAAGAATACGAGCCAATGCAAGATTTCCTAGAGGAAATGGCTCCTTTCCTTTAGTTGTAATTATGCATGGTAAACACCATACCTGTTATGTAACTGGAAACTCGAAAAGCTTCCCTATCTTTCCTTGTGACGGTCCAAACTCTAGCTCTTTGGGGAATTCTCAAGAAATTCCAAATCATGCTGGATACGACTATTTATTAGACTTTTTAGCTTCTCATGGCTATATTGCTATTTCTGTTGATACTAATGATATTTTAACAGCTACTTATATAGAAAGACCTGATTTCAGTAATACTTTTAGAGATGAATCTATGAAGGCAAGAGCTGAGTTGCTTCAACAACACCTTGACATCTGGAAAAAAATAAATGATACTCCTGGTCAATTTAATAACAAAATAGATTTCAATAATATTGTAACTGTAGGACATTCTAGAGGAGGCGAAGGTGTTGTTAGTCATTTTATACACAATGCCAAACAAAAACATCCATATAATATCAAAGGCGTTTTTGCTGTTGCTCCCACTAATTATAATAATTTTAGTCATCCAGATATGAACTATGCAGTAATACTTCCTTACTGTGATGGTGATTTAACAGATCTACCTGGCTTATGGAATTATGACAGACAAACAGAGATCAGTAATAAACCTGTGCATCAAATTTTATTAAAAGGAGCTAATCATAATTATTTCAATACTGTTTGGACTCCTAATTTATTCCCTGCTGGAACAACTGATGACTGGGAACATTTTACAAAAGACAGCAAAGAAAAAGGTGCTTTTTGTGGTAATGATAAAAATCGGTTTTCTGCTTCTAAACAAAGAAATGTTTTAAAAGCATATTTACACTCGTTTCTTAAAAAGTATATTAATAATGATAACCAATATAGTGAACCTATTTTAGGAACTAATAAATCTGCTCCAAAATCAACTCAATTAGGTAACAACGAGGTACACATATCTTACCAAGCTCCTAAACATGAAAAAGTATTAATACACAGAGTTAAAGATTCTCAAAATTCATTTAATACATCTAGTGGCGGTAGAATATCTCATAATGAATTAAAATTAAAAGTATGCGCAAACGGCTGCTTAAGTGAAGGGTTGGATGACCATAAATCCAATTTCAATCAAGGTCTTCCACGTATTATTGCTTCATGGCAAAATACCAAACAAGCATGGCTTGAATTATCAATTCCGTGGAGATTACGAAATATTTCTAGATACACACATTTAACCTTTAGAGCTGGTTATACAGCACAACCACCTTGGAAAATTAACAATAATGGACCTAATGAATTCACCATTAGAATTACCGATACCAACGGAAGAACTTCTGAAACTACGGTAAATAAATTTTCTTCCGCTTTATACGCTCCTCCAGGAACGTTTGGTACAGTAACCCCGCACAATATTGCTAATACTGTTGCCATACCAATGAGTGCTTTTAAAAATATTGACCCAAGAAATATTACCTCTATTCGTTTTATCTTTAATCATTCAATTAGTGGTGAGGTACATTTTACAGACGTTGCTTTTGCTAATTATAGTAACAGAAGCAATCGTAACTTCAAAGAAACTGCTAACACTAACGATTATAATATAAGTGATAGATTAGATTTAAACATCTTCCCTAATCCTGCAAAAGACTTAGTCAATGTAAATCATAATTCAACAATAGAAAATGTTTCAATTGTAAACTTAAACGGACAAATTTTATATAAAAATGAATTTAAGAACAGTCAAAACAAACAATCTATACCTGTTAATAATTTGGCAAGAGGTGTTTATTTAATTGTAATCAATAATAAACATCATAGAAAACTAGTTTTAAACTAA
- a CDS encoding helix-turn-helix domain-containing protein: MKLFYDFIFILGFFTVWVYLFILFKSKEKRASKSILMGILVLVFFVLLESYSYIHKLRIGALISFLPAYTAKLIIGPLLLLYVRTLFYKRSQFLVKELRLFTPFLVFLIFLAIPIYIYKVSDGASFVFFGKIISGYNGVVRIFSDCIFLTYLYLGLRELKNALALSKNKLSFEIEGNFIWVRYVFTFIIVVISLDIFFASSQILFDIFHFRTQNLVVSSLVISLFIMAYYGTQKSTILIPYFLLEEKKERVGNKSVNSNLNTDFKVLEEKLQKVMGKEKLYLNPELTLDLLAKEIGTTNKKLSALFNKYLSTTFYDFINSHRIKTFKQYINLSEYKNLTIEGLAYECGFKSKASFYRVFKKETGMSPTQYKNTVK; encoded by the coding sequence ATGAAATTGTTTTATGACTTTATTTTTATACTAGGTTTTTTTACCGTTTGGGTTTACTTATTCATTTTGTTTAAATCAAAAGAAAAAAGAGCTTCTAAAAGTATTTTAATGGGAATCCTTGTTTTAGTATTTTTTGTGTTGCTTGAATCGTATTCTTATATCCATAAATTAAGAATTGGAGCATTGATAAGTTTCTTACCAGCTTATACTGCTAAATTAATTATTGGTCCTTTACTTTTATTATATGTAAGAACATTGTTTTATAAAAGAAGCCAATTTTTGGTAAAAGAACTGAGGCTTTTTACCCCATTTTTGGTGTTTCTCATTTTTTTAGCGATACCAATATATATATACAAAGTTTCAGATGGAGCTAGTTTTGTTTTTTTTGGAAAAATTATAAGTGGTTATAATGGTGTGGTTAGGATTTTCTCTGATTGTATATTTTTAACATATCTTTATTTAGGGTTGAGAGAATTAAAAAACGCTTTAGCTTTATCAAAAAATAAACTGTCATTTGAAATAGAAGGTAATTTTATTTGGGTTAGGTATGTTTTTACGTTTATTATTGTTGTAATTTCGCTAGATATCTTTTTTGCTAGTTCACAAATACTTTTTGATATATTTCATTTTCGAACTCAAAACTTAGTGGTGTCTTCTTTGGTGATTAGCTTGTTTATTATGGCATACTACGGAACACAAAAGTCAACTATTTTAATACCATATTTTTTGTTAGAAGAAAAAAAGGAACGAGTAGGGAATAAGTCTGTAAATTCAAATTTGAATACAGACTTTAAGGTTTTGGAAGAAAAACTTCAGAAAGTAATGGGTAAGGAGAAGCTCTATTTAAATCCAGAATTAACACTTGATCTATTGGCAAAAGAAATAGGAACTACCAATAAAAAACTATCAGCTTTATTTAACAAATACTTAAGTACTACTTTTTATGATTTTATAAATTCTCATAGGATAAAAACGTTTAAACAATATATCAATCTTTCGGAGTATAAAAACTTAACGATAGAAGGATTGGCTTATGAATGTGGATTTAAATCTAAGGCTAGTTTTTATAGAGTGTTTAAAAAAGAAACAGGGATGTCTCCTACACAGTATAAAAATACTGTTAAATAG
- a CDS encoding response regulator transcription factor gives MKLKTPIHIIIVDDHKMFIQGLKALLQDHPHIIVLDEAYNGEDAITLLKKHQKEVDILVLDIEMPIMNGVDTLKTITKLALPIKTLMLTTHSEGNFIKQLISAGANGYMLKDKSAEEFVNALEAVMYEGKYLKGEVLDKYIKANETPQPKPLHLTKREVEVLQLIATDHTSGEIALKLHIEVSTVQTYRRNLIEKIGVKSSHGLVKFAIERNYI, from the coding sequence ATGAAACTTAAAACTCCCATACATATTATTATTGTGGATGATCATAAAATGTTTATCCAAGGACTAAAAGCCTTACTACAAGATCACCCACATATTATAGTATTAGACGAAGCTTATAACGGAGAAGACGCCATAACTTTATTAAAAAAACATCAAAAAGAAGTAGACATTTTAGTTTTAGATATTGAAATGCCTATAATGAATGGTGTGGATACACTTAAAACGATAACAAAGTTAGCCCTACCTATTAAAACTCTTATGCTTACCACACACAGTGAAGGTAATTTTATAAAACAATTAATTAGTGCTGGTGCTAATGGGTACATGCTTAAAGATAAAAGTGCCGAAGAATTTGTAAATGCTTTAGAAGCGGTAATGTATGAAGGTAAATACCTCAAAGGTGAAGTACTCGACAAATATATCAAAGCCAATGAAACACCTCAACCTAAGCCATTACATTTAACCAAGAGAGAAGTAGAAGTATTACAATTAATAGCCACAGACCACACCTCTGGAGAAATTGCACTTAAACTGCATATAGAAGTTAGTACAGTACAAACCTATCGTAGAAATTTAATTGAAAAAATAGGCGTTAAAAGCTCACACGGATTGGTAAAGTTTGCTATTGAACGAAATTATATATAG
- a CDS encoding DUF6565 domain-containing protein produces the protein MKNIQIKLLISILLLAYTACNNPKTKIDYLNEYQQFILKIKKEWSSYDTDQWNHQNQINKKYSIDYLNTFYHQMTPSEIIRVKRYDLAFHFYKGDINIKALLSGKYNFVIQEYLKELKAINWEIITGINELQNEELITFIDRLSQ, from the coding sequence ATGAAAAATATACAGATTAAACTACTTATAAGTATACTATTATTAGCATACACTGCTTGTAATAATCCCAAAACCAAAATAGATTACTTAAATGAATACCAACAATTTATTTTAAAAATAAAAAAAGAATGGTCTTCTTATGATACTGACCAATGGAATCATCAAAACCAAATAAATAAAAAATATAGCATTGACTATTTAAATACCTTTTACCATCAAATGACTCCTTCAGAAATCATAAGAGTAAAACGATATGATTTAGCTTTTCATTTTTATAAAGGAGATATTAATATTAAAGCTTTATTATCTGGAAAATACAACTTCGTTATTCAAGAATATCTCAAAGAATTAAAAGCCATTAACTGGGAAATTATCACTGGTATAAATGAACTACAAAACGAAGAGCTAATTACCTTTATAGATCGTTTATCACAATAA
- a CDS encoding sensor histidine kinase, with protein sequence MKQILFLSCFFHFLLGSAQQQVDSLQQVLPQQKGSEKVQTLNELSWLLRKKKDSSGIIYALKALQLSKQQNYYLGISDAYNRLGGISKQRGHLIQSKKYYEKALQIDSTQKYTYGIARANNQLGRILSLQGKKLAAIAHYTNSLEAFTTLKKNKQAATVAINIGTLYSTYNAHKEALTYYLKALDFSKKESSPLQIAYIYRYLGFTQKRLKNYTEALTYFQEAATIYHQKNSLEKVTDMEINIAATYDHLNKDQQALEQYYKTLRFINTHNLGDKGALYHNLATLYRKLEKRDSAFHYYKSSIQEFSKTKNENKLLVSYNNIGNLFYDDGKYTKALDYLNKSLDLQHNSKDSSMLGYTYTSISKVYRKLNNYPKAYAYKDSSYQVEKQEFLKIKKADRYEVAYINEKKKLAAAISKQKITETQTEKKNIFIIALLITIVLLAILFFYMVKAKKQKEQKLIIAHEKEIQEQEFQELIKMQKLNAIIQEQKLTELLKTQELDIMHAMISGEEEERKRIGKELHDNLGSKLSLVKIYYQAATKNANTSTQDAYMKAHQLLDEACKTVRDISHNMLSGTLPNFGLMPALQELKQTFENACVKQNKKAINIQLTSYKLDDRLESSMEIQIYRVIQELLNNILKHAQATQVAIQLLKREEELNIVVEDNGIGFETTQQHKGVGLKNIYSRIQSIKGTCNIDSGKGNGTTITIDIPIKNTYTNET encoded by the coding sequence ATGAAACAAATACTCTTTCTATCATGCTTTTTTCACTTCTTACTAGGATCTGCCCAACAACAAGTTGATAGTTTGCAACAAGTATTACCACAACAAAAAGGGTCGGAAAAAGTACAAACATTAAATGAGCTATCTTGGTTACTGAGAAAAAAGAAAGATTCGTCTGGAATTATATATGCATTAAAAGCCTTACAATTAAGTAAACAGCAAAATTACTATTTAGGAATTTCAGATGCTTACAATCGTTTAGGAGGAATTTCTAAACAACGAGGTCATCTAATACAATCAAAAAAATATTATGAAAAAGCCTTACAAATTGATTCTACCCAAAAATACACTTACGGAATTGCCAGAGCTAACAATCAATTAGGTCGTATTTTAAGTTTACAAGGAAAAAAGTTAGCCGCAATAGCACATTACACCAATAGTTTAGAAGCGTTTACAACACTTAAAAAAAACAAGCAAGCAGCTACTGTTGCTATAAACATTGGTACTTTATACAGCACATACAATGCACATAAAGAAGCGTTAACTTATTATTTAAAAGCTTTAGACTTTAGTAAAAAAGAAAGTAGCCCTCTACAAATCGCATATATTTATAGATATTTAGGGTTCACTCAAAAAAGGCTTAAAAATTATACAGAAGCACTAACCTATTTTCAAGAAGCAGCAACAATATATCATCAAAAAAATAGCTTAGAAAAAGTTACTGATATGGAAATCAATATCGCTGCTACTTACGATCATCTTAACAAAGATCAACAAGCTTTAGAGCAATATTATAAAACATTACGTTTTATCAATACACATAATTTAGGTGACAAAGGTGCATTATATCATAATTTAGCTACACTCTATAGAAAACTAGAAAAAAGAGACTCTGCTTTTCACTATTATAAATCTAGCATACAAGAGTTTTCAAAAACAAAAAACGAAAACAAATTGCTGGTCTCTTATAACAATATTGGAAACTTATTTTACGATGATGGTAAGTATACAAAAGCCCTAGATTACCTTAACAAGAGTTTAGATTTACAACATAATAGTAAAGATTCTTCTATGCTAGGATACACCTATACTTCTATATCTAAAGTGTATCGAAAACTAAACAATTACCCAAAAGCTTATGCGTATAAAGATTCTAGTTATCAAGTTGAAAAACAAGAGTTTTTAAAAATTAAAAAAGCAGACCGTTATGAAGTTGCTTATATTAATGAGAAAAAAAAATTAGCAGCAGCCATTAGCAAGCAAAAAATTACAGAAACACAAACAGAAAAAAAGAACATATTTATAATAGCACTGCTAATTACAATAGTGCTACTAGCTATTTTATTTTTTTACATGGTAAAAGCTAAAAAACAAAAAGAACAAAAACTAATTATTGCTCATGAAAAAGAAATTCAGGAACAGGAGTTTCAAGAATTGATAAAAATGCAAAAACTAAATGCCATAATACAAGAACAAAAACTTACAGAGCTATTAAAAACTCAAGAGCTTGATATTATGCATGCAATGATTAGCGGTGAAGAAGAAGAACGAAAACGTATTGGTAAAGAACTACATGATAACCTAGGTAGCAAACTATCATTAGTTAAAATTTACTATCAAGCTGCAACTAAAAATGCGAATACTAGTACACAAGATGCTTATATGAAAGCGCACCAGTTACTAGATGAAGCTTGCAAAACAGTACGTGACATTTCTCATAATATGCTATCAGGAACTTTACCTAATTTTGGATTAATGCCAGCTTTACAAGAACTCAAACAAACTTTTGAAAACGCTTGTGTTAAACAAAACAAAAAAGCAATAAATATTCAATTAACTTCTTATAAGCTGGATGACCGATTAGAAAGCTCTATGGAAATACAGATTTATAGAGTCATACAAGAGTTACTCAATAATATTTTAAAACACGCGCAAGCAACGCAGGTAGCCATACAATTATTAAAGCGTGAAGAAGAACTAAATATTGTTGTTGAAGATAACGGTATTGGCTTTGAAACTACCCAACAACATAAAGGAGTTGGACTAAAAAATATATATTCCAGAATTCAAAGTATAAAAGGAACTTGTAACATAGATTCTGGAAAAGGAAATGGTACTACCATTACTATTGATATCCCTATAAAAAACACCTATACCAATGAAACTTAA
- a CDS encoding head GIN domain-containing protein, whose translation MNITKQLFAFFLLTIVLTTFTSCSNEDCINGSGEQKSKTITLSPFTRIFSYNKSNITIVQGDEFKVEVDGDANIVDEYLSFNVVKDACYIKLESNCFNDYNLNIRLTLPTLKDVRSYGSDKIRIENFKEQSALYLELVGSGDIILNEFKGVEELRSSITGSGSIRLNKQLKIENTSISIVGSGDYKGYNALTKNCNVSIPGSGICEVSVSSKLKVSIPGSGRVYYKGTPEISFSNPGSGALINAN comes from the coding sequence ATGAATATAACAAAACAACTATTCGCTTTTTTTCTATTAACTATTGTACTTACAACATTTACTTCTTGTAGTAATGAGGACTGTATTAATGGAAGTGGAGAACAAAAATCTAAAACGATAACATTATCACCTTTTACCAGAATTTTTAGCTATAATAAATCTAATATAACTATTGTGCAAGGAGATGAATTTAAAGTTGAGGTAGATGGTGACGCTAACATTGTTGATGAGTATTTAAGTTTTAATGTAGTTAAGGATGCTTGCTATATAAAGCTAGAAAGTAATTGTTTTAATGATTATAACTTAAATATAAGATTAACACTTCCAACCTTAAAAGATGTTAGATCTTATGGCTCAGATAAAATACGCATAGAAAATTTTAAAGAACAGTCTGCATTATACCTTGAATTAGTTGGGAGTGGAGACATTATACTTAATGAGTTTAAAGGAGTAGAAGAATTAAGGTCTAGTATAACTGGTTCAGGTTCTATAAGGTTAAATAAGCAATTAAAAATAGAAAATACTAGTATAAGTATTGTAGGAAGTGGAGATTATAAAGGGTATAATGCATTGACAAAAAATTGCAATGTAAGTATTCCGGGTAGTGGTATATGTGAAGTGTCTGTGAGTTCTAAACTAAAAGTTTCTATCCCAGGAAGTGGAAGGGTTTATTATAAAGGAACCCCTGAAATTTCATTTAGTAACCCTGGCTCTGGAGCTCTGATAAATGCAAATTAA
- a CDS encoding lipid A-modifier LpxR family protein, which yields MKKIALLLLMFIGSYSYSQSGGLQFFITHENDFLGLNNRDENYTGGLNLEFVFKEINVWQPFFRFSNGTNYQTISLGGLGYTPRDLEATEVLYDDRPYSSLVYFSLGKLAMSADGKSSISSKLFFGLVGSSGPGKIQYFLHDVNAFGSTRPNPNGWNNQIGFDGAFIMNYNIRYLRSLLDLNSEKTVNYFKPKLMLGGALGSYMINVDAGLFLELLNINAYPTLGINNVVMPLNKVDGGSRRNKNFRLNLYMRPKVRYVGYNTALEGLLFNDNSVHKIAREDMERFIFEFDAGVNLLIANRFYLKYALSLRTKEYINGKDVHFWGGITLGVSPEGWFVSSDSIPKEKD from the coding sequence ATGAAGAAAATAGCATTGTTATTATTAATGTTTATAGGTAGTTATTCTTATTCACAGAGCGGCGGATTACAATTTTTTATAACACATGAAAACGACTTTTTGGGATTAAATAATAGAGATGAAAATTATACAGGTGGTTTAAACTTGGAGTTTGTTTTTAAAGAAATAAATGTATGGCAGCCTTTTTTTCGTTTTTCAAATGGAACAAATTATCAAACAATCTCATTAGGAGGTTTAGGTTATACACCACGAGACCTAGAGGCGACTGAAGTTTTATACGATGATAGGCCCTATTCTTCATTGGTATATTTTTCGTTAGGAAAACTAGCAATGTCTGCTGATGGAAAAAGCAGTATTTCCTCTAAACTTTTCTTTGGTTTAGTAGGGAGTTCGGGACCAGGAAAAATTCAATATTTTTTACACGATGTAAATGCTTTTGGTAGTACAAGGCCTAATCCAAATGGTTGGAATAATCAAATAGGTTTTGATGGCGCTTTTATAATGAATTATAACATAAGATACCTTAGGTCTTTGCTAGATTTAAATAGCGAAAAAACGGTGAATTATTTTAAGCCTAAGTTGATGTTAGGTGGTGCTTTAGGAAGTTATATGATAAATGTTGATGCTGGTTTATTTCTGGAGTTATTGAATATAAATGCTTATCCTACTTTGGGTATAAATAATGTGGTTATGCCATTAAATAAAGTAGATGGGGGAAGTCGTAGAAATAAAAACTTTCGACTCAATTTATATATGCGACCAAAAGTTAGGTATGTTGGTTATAATACAGCTCTAGAGGGCTTGTTGTTTAATGATAATAGTGTACATAAAATAGCACGTGAAGATATGGAACGCTTTATTTTTGAATTTGATGCAGGTGTAAACCTATTAATAGCAAATAGATTTTATTTGAAATATGCATTGTCATTAAGAACAAAAGAATACATAAATGGTAAAGATGTTCACTTTTGGGGAGGAATTACCTTGGGAGTTAGTCCTGAAGGATGGTTTGTGAGTAGTGATTCAATACCAAAAGAAAAAGATTAA
- a CDS encoding caspase family protein, with product MRRALLVGINHYPKSPLNGCINDANRMHEVFATHENGNPNFSCKRLTSDKIEVTRGYLRKKIEDLFNHRDNDTTLLYFSGHGATTKAGTYLVTQDGEPNDYGVSLMEIVALANSSVAKEVIIILDCCYAGDAGNSIDLGERKVVLREGVSILAASTDKQYSYEKSGGGIFTNIIYDAMQGSAADLRGKINLSSLYYFADTQLDAWQQRPLFKSHVSQMISLRNCEPKIPLDILRKLPQYFSDTKTGLQLSVNFLKTEDTNNLKLQKVMEHLHLYHTNGLLQLTTAKTLEAAAQKNEACTLTPLGNYYKKLALSKKI from the coding sequence ATGAGAAGAGCATTACTCGTGGGTATTAATCATTATCCAAAAAGTCCATTAAACGGATGTATTAACGACGCAAACCGCATGCATGAAGTTTTTGCTACCCATGAAAACGGCAATCCTAACTTTTCTTGCAAACGCCTGACCTCAGATAAAATAGAGGTTACCCGTGGTTACTTAAGAAAAAAAATTGAAGACCTGTTTAACCATAGGGATAACGATACTACCCTACTCTACTTTTCTGGTCATGGAGCCACCACCAAAGCAGGTACTTATCTGGTAACGCAAGATGGAGAACCTAACGATTATGGAGTAAGTTTAATGGAAATTGTTGCCTTAGCCAATAGTTCAGTGGCAAAAGAAGTAATTATCATTCTAGATTGCTGCTATGCAGGAGATGCTGGGAATAGCATTGATTTAGGAGAACGAAAAGTAGTACTACGTGAAGGCGTTTCTATTTTAGCCGCTTCTACAGACAAACAATATTCTTATGAAAAAAGCGGTGGCGGTATTTTCACCAATATTATTTACGACGCCATGCAAGGTAGCGCCGCAGATCTTAGAGGTAAAATTAACCTATCGAGTCTGTATTATTTTGCCGATACGCAACTCGATGCTTGGCAGCAGCGACCACTATTTAAATCACACGTGTCACAAATGATTTCTTTACGCAATTGTGAACCTAAAATTCCTTTGGATATTTTACGAAAACTGCCGCAGTATTTCAGTGATACAAAAACAGGATTGCAATTGTCTGTTAATTTTCTGAAAACAGAAGACACCAATAACCTCAAATTACAAAAGGTTATGGAACATTTGCACTTATACCACACCAATGGCTTACTACAATTAACCACAGCTAAGACATTGGAAGCAGCCGCCCAAAAAAACGAAGCATGCACCTTAACTCCATTAGGAAATTATTATAAAAAATTAGCCCTTTCAAAAAAAATATAA